In Burkholderia gladioli, a genomic segment contains:
- a CDS encoding sugar O-acetyltransferase, which yields MSDDGRTRTISRGTPESAAMVASVKRAMAITAALNRLTFDDADAVRALFRELIGKPVDDGFSLIPPFYSTGGTDIRVGRQVFINQNCTFYDLGGIDIGDQVMIGPNVSILTSGHPVEPSRRRSGVVAKPVVIENNVWIGAGAIILGGVTIGENSVVAAGAVVTRDVPRDTLAGGNPARVIRSIAE from the coding sequence ATGAGCGACGACGGACGAACCAGGACGATTTCAAGGGGAACGCCGGAATCCGCGGCGATGGTGGCGAGCGTCAAGCGCGCGATGGCGATCACGGCGGCGCTCAACCGATTGACGTTCGACGATGCGGATGCGGTCCGCGCCCTGTTCCGCGAACTGATCGGCAAGCCGGTCGACGACGGTTTTTCATTGATTCCGCCGTTCTATTCGACCGGTGGCACCGATATCCGTGTCGGCCGCCAGGTCTTCATCAACCAGAACTGCACCTTCTACGACCTCGGCGGCATCGACATCGGCGATCAGGTGATGATCGGCCCCAATGTCAGCATCCTCACCTCAGGCCATCCCGTCGAGCCCTCGCGGCGGCGCAGCGGCGTGGTGGCCAAGCCGGTGGTGATCGAGAACAACGTCTGGATCGGCGCCGGCGCGATCATTCTCGGCGGCGTGACGATTGGAGAAAATTCGGTGGTCGCCGCGGGCGCGGTCGTCACGCGCGACGTGCCTCGCGATACGCTGGCGGGCGGAAACCCGGCGCGCGTGATTCGCTCGATCGCCGAATAA
- a CDS encoding ureidoglycolate lyase has product MKTLTIEALTRAAFAPFGDVIETEGARQIPINLGTTIRFHDLARVDVAEQGGHTLVNLFRGQPRALPFEVKMLERHPLGSQAFLPLSERPYLVVVAPAGELDPAQIRAFVSNGWQGVNYAKGVWHHPLIALGEVSDFVVVDRGGEGSNLNEQMLEESLWLTEEALHHVAA; this is encoded by the coding sequence ATGAAGACGCTGACCATCGAAGCGCTGACGCGCGCGGCGTTCGCGCCCTTCGGCGATGTGATCGAGACCGAGGGCGCCAGGCAGATCCCGATCAATCTCGGCACCACGATCCGCTTCCACGATCTGGCCCGGGTGGATGTCGCCGAGCAGGGCGGCCACACGCTCGTCAACCTGTTTCGCGGCCAGCCGCGCGCGTTGCCCTTCGAGGTGAAGATGCTCGAACGGCATCCGCTCGGCAGCCAGGCCTTCCTGCCCTTGTCGGAGCGGCCTTACCTGGTGGTGGTCGCGCCGGCCGGCGAACTCGATCCGGCGCAGATTCGTGCCTTCGTCTCGAACGGCTGGCAGGGCGTGAACTACGCGAAGGGCGTCTGGCACCATCCGCTGATCGCGCTGGGCGAGGTCAGCGATTTCGTGGTGGTCGATCGCGGCGGGGAAGGCTCGAACCTGAACGAGCAGATGCTCGAGGAATCGCTGTGGCTAACCGAGGAGGCGCTGCATCACGTCGCTGCCTGA
- the alc gene encoding allantoicase yields MAIPLLDPNAPEFTRRYVNLADPRLGAQALEASDDFFAPKERMLNPEPAVFIPGKYDDHGKWMDGWETRRKRTTGYDWCLVKLARPGVIKGLDLDTSHFTGNFPPAASVQACYLPDGTPNQSTHWVEIVPSTTLQGNSHHYVAVDDSTPYTHLRVNIYPDGGIARLRVYGQPKLDWEGASRSELFDLAAMENGGHVIAANNQHFGLASSILLPGRGVNMGDGWETRRRREPGNDWAIIALARPGVIRKVEVDTAHFKGNYPDRCSIQAAHVTGGTDSSLVTQAMFWPVLLGEQKLQMDKQHYFESELAALGPVTHVRLNIIPDGGVSRLRIWGTLGQ; encoded by the coding sequence ATGGCCATTCCGCTGCTCGATCCCAATGCTCCCGAATTCACGCGTCGCTACGTGAACCTGGCCGATCCGCGTCTGGGGGCGCAGGCACTCGAGGCGAGCGACGACTTCTTCGCGCCGAAGGAGCGGATGCTGAACCCGGAGCCGGCCGTGTTCATCCCGGGCAAGTACGACGATCACGGCAAGTGGATGGACGGCTGGGAGACGCGCCGCAAGCGCACCACCGGCTACGACTGGTGCCTGGTGAAGCTGGCGCGCCCTGGCGTGATCAAGGGGCTCGACCTCGACACCAGCCATTTCACCGGCAACTTCCCGCCGGCCGCCTCGGTGCAAGCCTGCTACCTGCCCGACGGCACGCCGAACCAGAGCACGCACTGGGTCGAGATCGTGCCGTCCACCACGCTGCAGGGCAATAGCCACCATTACGTGGCAGTCGACGACAGCACGCCCTACACGCACCTGCGCGTGAACATCTATCCGGACGGCGGGATCGCGCGGCTGCGCGTCTATGGGCAGCCGAAGCTCGACTGGGAAGGCGCGAGCCGCAGCGAGCTGTTCGACCTGGCCGCGATGGAGAACGGCGGCCACGTGATTGCCGCCAACAACCAGCACTTCGGGCTGGCCTCGTCCATCCTGCTGCCGGGCCGCGGCGTGAACATGGGCGACGGCTGGGAGACGCGGCGCCGGCGCGAGCCGGGCAACGACTGGGCGATCATCGCGCTGGCACGCCCGGGCGTGATCCGCAAGGTCGAGGTCGACACCGCGCACTTCAAGGGCAACTATCCCGATCGTTGCTCGATCCAGGCGGCCCACGTGACGGGCGGCACCGACAGCTCGCTGGTCACGCAGGCGATGTTCTGGCCGGTCCTGCTCGGCGAGCAGAAGCTGCAGATGGACAAGCAGCATTATTTCGAATCGGAACTGGCCGCGCTCGGCCCCGTCACGCACGTGCGCCTGAACATCATCCCGGACGGCGGCGTCTCGCGTCTGCGCATCTGGGGCACGCTCGGCCAATGA